CGGGTCGTCGCGGCGATCGTCGGCACCGTGCTCCTCGTGGCCGTCGCTTTCGGCACCGGCTACCGGGCCGGGGGGCGTCAATACCTCGGCACGGCCGGCCAGTTCGGCGTGCTCCGGGAGATCGATCGCCTCGTACAGACCCGGTACATCGACCGGCGCGTGACCGAGTCCCAGCTGGCCGATGGCGCCGCCCGTGGGTTGCTCGGAGCGGTGGGGGACCCCTACACGCGGTTTATGGACCCCGCGGCGTTCAAGGAGTTCCAGACGTCGAGCTTCGACGGACGATTTTCCGGAATCGGGATCATCATGGACCTCAAGGACGGGCAGGTCATCGTGGTGTCCCCAATCCCGGGCACCCCGGCGGCCCGTGCTGGCCTCCTGGCCGGGGACCGGATCGTCAAGATCGATGGGCACGCCACCCGCGACATGGCGCTGCAGCGGGCGGTTGGCCTGATCCGCGGGCCCAGCGGCACCGTCGTGCATCTGTCGGTGGCCCGCGGCAAGGGGACCCGGGACGTGGCCATCACCCGCGGCGTCATCCAGGCACCGAGCGTCACCGGCGATGAAGTGCTGGATGCCCCCACCCGGACCCGACTGCGGGCCTTGGGCGTCGCCTACTTCCGGGTGGTGACCTTCACGGAGACGACGGGCGATGAGTTCGTCCACGCGGTCAACACCGCGCTGGCGCGGTCCCCACGCGGCGTGCTGCTCGATCTCCGGAGCAACGGCGGCGGCCTCGTCGATTCGGCGATCCGCGTCGCGGACGAGTTCGTCAGCCACGGACCGATCGTCTCGACCGTGGACCGCGACGGCCGGCGCACCGACGAGAACGCCAACGGGACCGCTCGCCTCCACCTGCCCGCGGTCGTCCTCGTCAACGAGTTCACGGCGAGCGCCTCGGAGATCGTGGCCGGAGCGCTGCAGGATGATCACCTGGCGATGCTCGTGGGGACCCAGACGTTCGGGAAGGGGATCGTGCAGACCGTGTTTCCGCTGTCCGACGGCTCCGGCGTCGCGATCACGACCTACAAGTACCTCACCCCTTCCGGCCGTTCCATCCACCACATCGGGCTGACTCCCGATGTCAAGGTGGGGAGCCGGCTCGAGGGGAAGACCCCGGACGAGATCCGACGCATCGAAGCCCAGCAACTGACGAAGGCGATTGAAGTGCTCCGCAGCCGTATGACTGGGACCCCGATTCCGCCCGGTCCCGGATCTCACTCGTAGACGGAGGCGAATCCCGATGGCGAAGAAGGACGCCGTGGTCACGGT
This genomic stretch from bacterium harbors:
- a CDS encoding S41 family peptidase gives rise to the protein MRTRVVAAIVGTVLLVAVAFGTGYRAGGRQYLGTAGQFGVLREIDRLVQTRYIDRRVTESQLADGAARGLLGAVGDPYTRFMDPAAFKEFQTSSFDGRFSGIGIIMDLKDGQVIVVSPIPGTPAARAGLLAGDRIVKIDGHATRDMALQRAVGLIRGPSGTVVHLSVARGKGTRDVAITRGVIQAPSVTGDEVLDAPTRTRLRALGVAYFRVVTFTETTGDEFVHAVNTALARSPRGVLLDLRSNGGGLVDSAIRVADEFVSHGPIVSTVDRDGRRTDENANGTARLHLPAVVLVNEFTASASEIVAGALQDDHLAMLVGTQTFGKGIVQTVFPLSDGSGVAITTYKYLTPSGRSIHHIGLTPDVKVGSRLEGKTPDEIRRIEAQQLTKAIEVLRSRMTGTPIPPGPGSHS